The genomic window TTCTTTAGGGTGCTCTCTCTTTCTGTGAAATGCTAGTCTGTAAGTGAAACGAATCATTACTGGCTTAAAAGTTGGGCAACTTATAGAAGCAGCAATGCTTGAGAGCTTCCAGTACTGTGGCTCACTCAACATCATTCcccttcataagcttaattagcATGATTAAAGTGTAGCCATTAGAGTTGAGACTTGAAAGAACTTAACCTCAGATGTACCATACTCGAATGGTTTGCTTTATCCGACTTatcaaaaaaacaaagaaaaaaaaaaaacttaaccaCATGCACAGAAAGGGTAAACCACTTTTATTCATTGCAAATTCTTCTTCTGCTCCTCGTGATACCCGCTCGGAAAgacaaaaagggggaaaaaatgaaaaaaaaaagaaaaaaaaaaaaagacttggcAGGATCTCAGTTTATTCAGTTTGTAGTCACCAGATGCTTCATTCAAACTCATGGATCTGttcatttaaaatatatatatatatatatatataaaaaaaaaaaaaaaaaaaaaaaaaaaaaaatatatatatatatatatatatataagaagaagaagacagattaGTGAGAGGAATGTACACAAGGAATGCTACTACGAAGATGTAATAGGAGATGAAGGGAGGTCATTATTACTGCAAGTGACTGGAGAGAGATTGCAGCTGCTGGGCAAGCGAGAGATTATGTTCAGTGTGTTGCAGAGGCAGGTGTGGTCGACTCCCCGAAGAGCAGCACAGCACTGCTCATTTGGAGGACCTTGGTTCGTGCCAGGAAGGACGTAGGGAGCGCAAGAAGTGAGCTGAGCAAGCCCAGCTGAGCAGTTCTGAGACCAAGCCACTTGGGACTGGGCAGCCAGAGCCACAAGAAAGAGAACAAAGGTAACTCGAGTGAAGAAGAGCGACATGGAAGGAAGAGAGATGAATGACTTAGCTGCTGCCATTGCTTCTTTCAATTCTTGGCTGCAGGCATCCTCTGAGACACCCATTTGCATTATATATATAGACAGTGCATGAGGGAGTGAACATTGCATGACTCAACTGAGCTTTTAACTCCCAATCAAAGATTTAAGTATCATCACTAATGTATGAATCACCAACACTCCTTGTATTAGCAACCTAACAGCCTCCAAAATTTGTAAAATGAAGCAATATGTAGAACTtcaatagagaaaaatatataaagatataTAGACATACTGCAAGACTGATGGCAGTGAAAAGAACGTGCATCACTCACGCTCATAGCATCTAATGAAACATCACCGTCTTGTGGGAAACCACTACAAGAGACTTAAGAAGATAATGGGGATTAAGGTCGACAAATTTAATTAGAAGGCTGGTAAAGGTTTTAGCCGTATATGGTGTTTGATGGAAGCAATATATCCTCCTTGGACACCTTAGAATGAAGTTGCGGTATTTCGATAGGTGTCTTAGAGTCTATAGATTCCAGTGGTTAATTGTTGATTCTTTCTTTATCTCCTCACTTGGTGAATGGGCATTCAATGAATTGCATTTTGATTATTATTGACAATGTAATTAGTTAATTACTTAGCACTGTTACAAAATTTTCTTTTGGTAATAGTTATTAACTTCTTTGATCTGTAAGCAGGAAATCCAATACAAACAAGAAAAGAACGAACATAAAACAGGTGGATGATCAGCAATATTTGTCAATTCTGATTGCAGTGTTACAAAATCTTTGCAGCCAATATCTTATAATGGAGCCAGCCCACAAAACAAATCCAAACAAACAGTCGTTTTGGACTACAGACTCATCCGAATTTACTCAGCTCCAATATTTGCTTCCTCTATGCccccccttttttcttttccaCTTTATTGGAGCAATGAGAGAGTAAGGCAGCACCAATGAATTATGACTGAATGAATCATAGAAATTAAATGAAACCAGACCAGTAAGATAGCCGTATCCAATGCTTTAAAGCTCCTTTTGCTATGCAGCACCATTCTGTTGCTCTTGTTTTTCGTCCGACACTGTCCAATAATCCTTCACTGCCAATAGAATCTTCTCCCTTTGGAGGGGACCATCTTCATGGTCGGCAATCTGGCTTTTCCATCTCATTCCATCCGTAATGCTTTTGATCTTCACCAAAACATCCACGTCGTCTCTAAAGATCACTGTACTCTCAGGCCTCAGAATTCTATCCATCTCCAACAGAATGTCTTCCATTTCACATCTGAAATCATTGATGGCATCATCATCTTACATTGGATCCATACATCGAGCTAAGCAGGCAGAAAGAGTAAAAAGAAATTCCATACTACCTGTCCTTGTAAAGAGTAAACAAGGAGTCAGCATGAATGAGATCGTAAGTCCTTGGGTATGTAGACATTGCCTCGCACCTGCAGTGAATGGAAATCAGTGTCAGAAATCAAAGGGAAGAGCTACAAGTAGCCAGGGTGCCAGAATTTCTGAACTGAGAACTCACCAGTCCTGATAGGTTCCAATCAGGCCACGCTCATAGATGACACCAAGCGTGTTCACATTCGCCGCCGTCGGCACAATGTTCATGACCCAGACTGGTATATCAGCCAGTGCAGCTGCGAAGCCACCGAACCGAGCATTCATGTCGAGCAGGTTGCGGTATCTGCCCTTCTGTCCTAAGTTGACCAATTTCTTGTAGTGCCCCACCCTCTTCTTCCATAGCTCACTATCTTGCAAGAACACCTCACCAGTAACCCCATCAAGGCTTCCACGAGCAATCCTTGGTGGCACCGCCATCAATCTCTcgggccatttcttcaattcCCCGCCAGCAACGTCTCGAATCGAATCGACTTCAGGCAAGGGAGTGATACAAGTCTCCATGTTTGAATACCTACGTCAGCAATTCAAGGAGGTTGTGAGCAAGAGCATTCAATCCAAGAACTGAAGGTTTTAGTGCAGGATTTACCAAGCAGCATCAGGATTCCGAGCCGTGCAGAACTGGGGAGACTGGATGACCTTCCGACTAGCTTTGCAGTGAATGTGGTTGGTTGGCTTCTGCCAGATTGCAATGTCTCGTACCTCCTTTAGTTTCTTCCAGCAGAGGCTCTTCGCGACGGCTTCGATGGCCGACTGCTCTGCACTTAGATCCTCCCGTGTTCTCTGCCACCCTTTCCAGTGGCTCTTCCAGTTGATCGGAGGACCCGACAAGATCCAGTATCCACCCGGTCTCAGAATGcggtcgatctcgatcaagaagAGCCCATCTGTTTGCGGGAATGAACGCAATGAGATGAGGGGAAGAGCAATATGATGGGGTGGAGCAAAGGTAATCGAAGGACAGGAGAGGATTACCATACTGATGCCAAGGAATGAGGCAGCGAGAGCAATGGGCCATGTCGAAGGCCCTCGATGGGTACGGCAGGCGCTTGGAGGCGAGGATTCCGATCATGGCCGGCACGCCTCGCTCGAGGGCGAATTGGACCTGTGCCTCGTGTGAGTCTCTCGGTGCGATCGACATTGTTAAGATGTCTCGTGAGAGAAGGTAACCTCCCCAGCTTGCCACCTGCATTCACCATTGTTGAATCCAGCAATAATCAGTATAAACCGAAAGAACTCGGTGGTCTGGAAGAAGACTAACTCAGTGACCCACTCGGAGCGAAGCGAGTTACCCAGTTAACTCAGTGACCCGGATTTCCGGATATTCACCGTCGACTTTGACCACGTTAAGTAATCCGATGAACGAGAATCGGGGAGTGATGGACAACCCGGTGGGCTGTCGAAATTCTCGTTTTTAAGGAAAGAATTGATATTTTCCGATTTACCCAAAAAGGGAATAAAATGATCTGCAATTGAATTTACTCCATTTTTCTACATTAACCCGGAATATATAGAAAGAAAATCCCGAGTATAACGCGTGATATGGTCTAATTATACAACACCAAATTTCCTAATTAACCACAAAAAACGAAAGAGATAATTTAATCCAATTCCCTGACAATAAGTTGCTAACCCAAAACCATGAAAAAATCTTCTTGGTGGTTTCTTTCTTCTTTGATCAGATACTGAATTATAAATAGATTGATTGTTAAATTATCAAGTTTATTCCTATCATAATATTGGGAAAAAGACAACCTGTGCTtcctaaaaaaatccaaaataaatTATAGAATCTTAAGCGAAGCTACCAAGATCCCAAAATCCGATTTTGTCGCCGGAACCGGCCAAATTCGCCGGAGAACCGGCCGAAACGCCGCCACGAAGACAAGAACAGAGTAGAGAAAGAATAACTCACCCCACAACCGGTGTCGATAGCGGTCCGGATGGACCCATCGCGGAGGTTGATGAGCCGACCGATGTCGTCGATATAGGCGTCGGCGCCGTTGGGGAACATGGTCCCGCCGCCGGGGAACCGGAACTTGTCCCCGTCGACCCGAATCCAATTCTGGACCGCCTTCTCCACCGTGAGCTCCTTGTGGGGCACGTTCGCGAACCACGCCACCTCGCGGCTCGCCGGCCACGGGAACGGGTTCCGGTAGCCCGCCGGCGCCGGGATCATGCACCGGAGCTCCTCCCCCTTCTGCGGGCAGTGCCTCTCCCGGAAGATGAGCCGGTCCTGGGGGAACTTGAAGGACCGCTTCACGTCCTCGCACGGGGTGTACTCCGAGTACTTGGCGTCGCACGCCGGGAAGCCCCGCGCCGCCGGGAGGGCGTCGACGGCGGAGTCATCGGCGGCGTGGTGGGTGCCAAAGTCGAGAGTCGTGGGGGAGTTGTTGCTATGGTTGCAGGACACGGTGGCGAGGATGGTGGAGGAGGAGGCGAGGGAGGgggcgccgccgccgccgccgccgccgtgcTGCCAGATGCCGAGAAGGTAGGAGGCGGAACAGAGGAGGGCGATTAGAGCGATGGAAAGGAGATTGAGCCGCTGCCAATAAGGCTTGTAGAGTTTCCATATAGCGGAATATGGCGTGGAAGCGCCGGCCATATCGTTAGAATCGAATCACGCCACCCAGCCTCTCTGTTTAGGGTCTTGGAAACAGAGgacagagaggagagaagagagtgGGGATGAGGGAAACCGGGGGAGGCTGGCTAAGGCTATATGTCCCTATTGGGCGGTGATATATAGTTCGGGAGTGTATgatatctttctttctttattcttcctttttttctataCAAGAGAAGCCTCGCGCAGCCGGACTCGGACCTCCGATGGCCCCGGTTTCCGCTTTGCCAGAAGCCAGCCCCAGAAACGCCTCTTTCCCTGTCCTTTTCACTACCTGTACTGACTCTATTTGAGgtggaagttttttttttttttttttgccttcttaCGCTGCTACGCATCTCGAGAGTTAAATATAATTGTGTAGATAGTACGTAAGATATAATTGTGTTTGGGGGAATGGATAACGGGGGTGGGTTTGAATGCATGTGGGGAAGGGGGATTGGAAGAAGGATGCGGATATTATTATATTAAGCTGATGTTACCCTTTCGGAATGCATTCGAGTGGGATTTAGTGATTGGAGTGATCGTTACGCTTGCTTAATTGTTTTTGCAATGTTTGGTGAAATAAATGTTTGATTGTGCGAGGATACTTGAGCCATGGGAGTAAGGGACGCCAACGAAAGAGGTCGGGCGCGGCTTCGGTTTGGGTTGGCTTGGGAAATACGGGCTGGGGTTTGGGTTGGGCCTGCTTAGGGATTCGTGGTGCCTTTGGATGGAATCCAAGCTTCCGCTTTTGGATGGATTTGGCCAGGTTTTGTCTTCTGGTGCAGAGAACAGAGAAAGGGAAGGTTCTATTCTGTACTACGAGCCTGCATCGACTCATCCAAAGAAGAAAAATGAGGGTGGGACATTCGTGTATACTAACAACGATGTTCTGCACATGCAATACATGTGAtacaagagaagaaaaagaattgatTTAGTAAAGCACGTTTTTTGAAGACACAAAATCCAAATCCCTTGGTTGCTAAGGACAAGATCATAGTTTTCGAAGAGGCGGCTGGATGTCAATTTATATTTGCATTAGGCTCTAATTGTTagtgtattagattagatttcagccTTAACTATCTCAGCGAATATGAACCGATAAATCAACAGTATAGATCAATAAAACAtcaatattaaatatatcaaCATCTCCAATTTtctatttatttaaatagatgGCCTAactaataaaaatcaaaaataatgcttCAAAACATCTACtaatttgtatttattatattCGTTGATATTTTGATTTCTTGCCTCAATATATGAGTCAAAATCTCAACATTTCTGAAATTTCCAACATTCCATCTCAaccaagatttaaaaaaaaaaagatcgtgATTGATCTAAGCATTGCTCGTCTAGGGAGATGACATAAATTTTggcttttaaaaattttgattttgaaacaTGTATTTGTAGAATAAGGATGGAAACTTCAACGAGACTGAAAGGGATTCAGGCATCTGATCTGACTGTAACTATTTTGTGGGACTTGATACCAGCATTGCATGCAAGTGGAAATGAAAAGGAAGGCAACAGATATGTATGAGCTTCATTCTTGTAGCTTGTAAATGAGTTGAAGTTGAATTTACTTTTCATAGCTTGCTTATGATCATGAACAACTGAAACCATGCTTTTACTTGGACTTTGGCCCAGCACAAGTCTAGTTGATAAGCACCCAAAGCTTAAGCAACTGATTGGAATGATGTTGATTTTAATTGATACCACGTGGGATCCTTCAAGTTGACCATTTCTGTTTGCCATAGCTTCaacaaaaggaaagaaaggaagcacAAAACTCGACTAGATATGCTTGTTTTGATGTTCTTGACTTGGCCTCAGACAACTagttatatatatttgtgtgatgAAATCTTGATGTATATAGGAGAATTTCCTTGATTATTGTTTGGTTatatattagatttgatttattaaTAAGAATAATCTCCAATTTTAATCTCTACAGACTTTTCCTCCCACCCCCTCGAGAAGAGGCACATAAGCAATTGGCTACATGATGTGGATAGCCCTCTCCCAATTACCTCTTTTTTCCTAATTacttgatgaaaatggaatttgaACCTAAGTCATTTAGTACAACAACCCAATAATTCATATGTTTATAATCACAAATTTATTCCAATATAATAAAACCAGTTCTCACAGAATATAGTTAACGAAATGAAAATTCTAGTTGAGTATTTTATAGTCTGGTCATATTTAATGTACAAAAATCATGTGTCCAGCAATATCAATAAGATTATGTTATCTCATTAGCTGAGTTAGGCCTATTTTGGTCCACAGGTTTTCCTTGAGTTGCATTCAAACCTTTCAATTCTCTGCGTTGAATAAGAATACATTAAGATTTAAATCATACGCTGGGGCCATCATAGATGTGATCTTCCTCACAAATGATTCACATTCAATTTGTATTTTATGGTTTTTATACATAACCGATGTCACCAAAAACGATTATCAAGTCTGTTTCTTGTATCTCGTGGCTGGTCtgcgagagagaggaggggggggggggggggccgaTGGAGGTTATAATattaataagataaattaaactaCAGATcatacacacactctctctctctccgtctCTCTCTTTGCATGCCTAAAAACTTTTCGGACTCGTTTGGTTCACGAGAAGTAAAAAGGATAAGAGCAGTTCTGAGAAGCGAGAGGAGATCTtttgtttgattgaaattttaagaaGAGTTAAAATAGAAAAAGTTCTTCCCATGAGAAGACGCTTCCCATATTTCATGAAAAGTGAAAACTCATGAGAAAGATGAGTTTTGGCACTTCCCATGAGATGgaaagtagtagtattttttcttactcaa from Elaeis guineensis isolate ETL-2024a chromosome 4, EG11, whole genome shotgun sequence includes these protein-coding regions:
- the LOC114914112 gene encoding protein LIM1, with the translated sequence MGVSEDACSQELKEAMAAAKSFISLPSMSLFFTRVTFVLFLVALAAQSQVAWSQNCSAGLAQLTSCAPYVLPGTNQGPPNEQCCAALRGVDHTCLCNTLNIISRLPSSCNLSPVTCSNNDLPSSPITSS
- the LOC105043407 gene encoding probable methyltransferase PMT15, with product MAGASTPYSAIWKLYKPYWQRLNLLSIALIALLCSASYLLGIWQHGGGGGGGAPSLASSSTILATVSCNHSNNSPTTLDFGTHHAADDSAVDALPAARGFPACDAKYSEYTPCEDVKRSFKFPQDRLIFRERHCPQKGEELRCMIPAPAGYRNPFPWPASREVAWFANVPHKELTVEKAVQNWIRVDGDKFRFPGGGTMFPNGADAYIDDIGRLINLRDGSIRTAIDTGCGVASWGGYLLSRDILTMSIAPRDSHEAQVQFALERGVPAMIGILASKRLPYPSRAFDMAHCSRCLIPWHQYDGLFLIEIDRILRPGGYWILSGPPINWKSHWKGWQRTREDLSAEQSAIEAVAKSLCWKKLKEVRDIAIWQKPTNHIHCKASRKVIQSPQFCTARNPDAAWYSNMETCITPLPEVDSIRDVAGGELKKWPERLMAVPPRIARGSLDGVTGEVFLQDSELWKKRVGHYKKLVNLGQKGRYRNLLDMNARFGGFAAALADIPVWVMNIVPTAANVNTLGVIYERGLIGTYQDWCEAMSTYPRTYDLIHADSLFTLYKDRCEMEDILLEMDRILRPESTVIFRDDVDVLVKIKSITDGMRWKSQIADHEDGPLQREKILLAVKDYWTVSDEKQEQQNGAA